The Bacteroides fragilis NCTC 9343 genome includes the window AGCCACAATCGGCATATCCGGTAGCTACTACTTTGGCACCACGATCGTGACCGTCCTGGCCCATCTTTGCAACCATAATACGGGGTTGACGTCCCTCTTTCTTTGCAAACTTCTCAGTGAGTTCGCAAGCGCGCTTAAAGTCAGCGTCGCCTTTGCTTTCTGATGAATACACGCCTGATATAGTTCTGATTATTGCTTTATAACGTCCTACTATTTGTTCGCAAGCATACGAGATTTCACCCAATGTAGCACGAACACGGGCAGCTTCTACCGCCAACTCGAGCAAATTGCCCTTACCGGTTTTCACACATTCAGTGATAGCGGCCAGTGCCTTGTCCACTTCGGCCTGATTACGACCTTCTTTCAAACGTTTCAGGTTCTCGATCTGCTCTTTACGAACAGCAGTATTGTCTACTTCAAGAATATCAATCGGATCTTCTTTTTCAAGACGATACTTATTTACACCGACAATGGTCTGCGATCCGCTGTCGATACGTGCTTGTGCACGGGCAGCCGCTTCTTCGATACGCATTTTCGGAATACCGGTCTCGATAGCCTTTGCCATACCTCCCAACTTCTCGATTTCCTGAATATGCTCCCAAGCACTGTGAGCCAATTCATTGGTCAGAGATTCCACATAATAAGATCCACCCCACGGGTCTACGTTCTTGCAGATATAAGTCTCTTCCTGAATATAGATCTGAGTATTACGGGCAATACGTGCAGAAAAGTCTGTCGGCAAAGCAATAGCTTCATCGAGAGCATTGGTATGCAACGACTGGGTATGTCCCAGTGCAGCAGCCATGGCTTCGATACAAGTACGTCCCACATTGTTGAACGGATCTTGTTCTGTCAATGACCAACCGGAAGTCTGAGAGTGCGTACGCAGTGCTAGAGATTTCGGGTTCTTCGGATTGAATTGCTTCACAATCTTCGCCCATAACATACGTGCTGCACGCATTTTGGCAATTTCCATAAAGTGATTCGTTCCAATGGCCCAGAAGAAAGAGAGACGCGGAGCAAAAGCATCAATATCGATACCTGCGGCAACACCTGCACGGAGATATTCCAAACCGTCAGCCAATGTGTAAGCCAATTCGATATCGGCTGTCGCACCAGCCTCCTGCATATGATAACCGGAGATAGAGATAGAGTTGAACTTCGGCATCTTTTGTGAGGTATATTCAAAAATATCAGAGATGATTTTCATTGAGAATGCAGGTGGATAAATATAAGTATTACGCACCATAAATTCTTTCAAAATATCATTCTGGATCGTACCGGCCATCTCCTCGAGTTTAGCTCCTTGTTCCAGTCCGGCATTGATATAGAATGCCATGATCGGGAGTACAGCACCGTTCATAGTCATAGATACGGACATCTTGTTCAAAGGGATACCATCAAACAAGACTTTCATATTCTCGAGTGAACAGATGGATACACCGGCCTTACCCACATCACCTACCACACGTTCGTGGTCGGGGTCATAGCCGCGGTGTGTAGCCAAGTCGAACGCAACCGACAGACCTTTCTGTCC containing:
- the scpA gene encoding methylmalonyl-CoA mutase, yielding MRKDFKNLDIYAAFQPANGAEWQKANGIEANWKTPEHICVKPVYTKEDLEGMEHLDYAAGLPPYLRGPYSVMYTLRPWTIRQYAGFSTAEESNAFYRRNLASGQKGLSVAFDLATHRGYDPDHERVVGDVGKAGVSICSLENMKVLFDGIPLNKMSVSMTMNGAVLPIMAFYINAGLEQGAKLEEMAGTIQNDILKEFMVRNTYIYPPAFSMKIISDIFEYTSQKMPKFNSISISGYHMQEAGATADIELAYTLADGLEYLRAGVAAGIDIDAFAPRLSFFWAIGTNHFMEIAKMRAARMLWAKIVKQFNPKNPKSLALRTHSQTSGWSLTEQDPFNNVGRTCIEAMAAALGHTQSLHTNALDEAIALPTDFSARIARNTQIYIQEETYICKNVDPWGGSYYVESLTNELAHSAWEHIQEIEKLGGMAKAIETGIPKMRIEEAAARAQARIDSGSQTIVGVNKYRLEKEDPIDILEVDNTAVRKEQIENLKRLKEGRNQAEVDKALAAITECVKTGKGNLLELAVEAARVRATLGEISYACEQIVGRYKAIIRTISGVYSSESKGDADFKRACELTEKFAKKEGRQPRIMVAKMGQDGHDRGAKVVATGYADCGFDVDMGPLFQTPAEAAREAVENDVHVVGVSSLAAGHKTLVPQIIEELKKLGREDIVVIAGGVIPAQDYDFLYKAGVAAIFGPGTPVAKAACQILEILMDED